A part of Podarcis muralis chromosome 13, rPodMur119.hap1.1, whole genome shotgun sequence genomic DNA contains:
- the NOP9 gene encoding nucleolar protein 9 isoform X5, translated as MIGYLSSRNVSPGQRLIAFTMTHRRTLERPEYHHLVGKPKTKSPVWMHFGLPADESDRLVVHNIAICKICLHSVSVKGGNTTNLTSHLKLHHPQKFKELPSSSAGISDHSGNNADDPPAAAAAVSASEPAKTAAEIPRKRQKTLLDFQPLSFEAPRSCSQAITEYLATCMQSYNIVDHPKFIQMVNTLNPRYQLPSRKYFATKGVPTLYNDTVEKMRREIGRVKESELVITTDCWTSVGGTPFLAVTVHFISDEWKLINAFLGCKHFLKDHTSDNLCEMLADTLSEWDIDVKNIFCSTTDDNGAILKAVRQLGLEYISCFAQNINTGVGRALNLTPLRRAIVRLKSLQNTICHSWKMRRDLGKAQELLQMEKVSLPSACPTKWWSVLKLCRRFLENQLPVCKMLMDYPSKKHLMLEGCDVSAVQDFVSAATLLEDITTTLSGSSCVTASSVLPLYRQIKKRLQPEEGDSTLLQDIKQEILGALSEKYENGPMVTTLGLASLCDPRFRLRFLESPEAIRQEAIQKMADLHAGSLSEEPDAQPDTPKKEGLAKIFDLEEEEDLSGDGFEPLSVLKAEKELKGYMAMPRVNFDDSPLMWWKTNEAFFPMLKVLAKRFLAIPGTSVSSESVFSTAGNVLQKQKSSLLPENAEMQIFLAKNINFV; from the coding sequence ATTAATTGCGTTCACTATGACTCATCGCCGTACTTTGGAACGCCCCGAATACCACCATCTGGTGGGCAAGCCCAAAACCAAAAGTCCCGtttggatgcattttggcttgcctgctgacGAAAGCGACCGCTTGGTGGTTCACAATATCGCCATTTGTAAAATATGTTTGCATTCCGTATCGGTGAAGGGCGGAAACACCACCAACCTCACTAGCCACCTCAAGCTGCACCACCCCCAGAAATTTAAGGAGCTGCCGTCTTCATCGGCGGGCATTTCTGATCATTCAGGTAACAATGCTGACGACCCtccggctgcagcagcagcggtcaGCGCCTCCGAGCCTGCCAAAACCGCTGCGGAAATTCCTAGGAAACGGCAAAAAACGCTGTTGGATTTTCAGCCGCTCAGTTTTGAGGCCCCCCGATCTTGTAGCCAGGCCATCACGGAATATCTGGCTACCTGCATGCAGTCTTACAACATAGTAGACCACCCAAAATTTATCCAAATGGTCAACacccttaacccaaggtaccagttgCCCAGCAGAAAATACTTTGCAACCAAAGGCGTTCCGACGCTGTACAACGACACGGTGGAGAAAATGAGGAGGGAAATCGGTCGGGTGAAGGAGAGCGAGCTGGTCATCACTACCGATTGCTGGACGTCGGTAGGAGGCACCCCGTTCTTAGCCGTGACGGTCCATTTCATTTCCGACGAGTGGAAACTGATCAACGCTTTCTTGGGCTGCAAGCACTTTCTGAAGGACCACACCTCCGACAACCTCTGCGAGATGCTGGCCGACACGTTGTCGGAATGGGACATAGACGTGAAGAACATCTTTTGCAGCACGACGGACGATAACGGCGCCATTCTGAAAGCGGTCCGGCAGCTGGGCTTGGAGTACATCTCTTGCTTTGCCCAGAACATCAACACCGGCGTCGGCCGAGCTTTGAACCTGACGCCGCTGCGGAGGGCGATCGTCCGGCTGAAAAGCCTGCAGAACACCATTTGCCACAGCTGGAAGATGAGACGAGACCTCGGCAAAGCCCAGGAGCTGCTTCAGATGGAGAAAGTCAGCCTGCCCAGCGCTTGCCCCACAAAATGGTGGAGCGTGCTTAAGCTCTGCCGGAGGTTTCTCGAAAACCAGCTCCCGGTTTGCAAGATGCTGATGGATTACCCGTCCAAAAAGCATTTGATGCTGGAAGGCTGCGACGTCTCGGCTGTGCAGGACTTTGTCTCTGCGGCTACCCTGCTGGAAGACATCACGACGACTCTCAGCGGGAGCAGCTGCGTCACGGCCTCCTCCGTTCTTCCTCTCTATAGGCAAATTAAGAAGCGTCTCCAGCCCGAGGAGGGAGACAGCACGCTCTTGCAGGACATTAAACAAGAGATTTTGGGCGCGCTGTCGGAAAAGTACGAAAACGGGCCCATGGTGACCACTTTGGGCCTGGCCTCGTTGTGCGATCCCAGGTTTCGCCTGCGTTTTTTGGAGTCCCCAGAGGCCATCAGGCAGGAGGCCATACAAAAGATGGCCGACTTGCACGCCGGCAGCCTGTCTGAGGAGCCAGACGCTCAGCCTGATACACCCAAAAAGGAAGGGTTGGCGAAAATTTTCgatttggaggaagaggaggacctTTCGGGGGATGGATTTGAACCGCTGTCCGTCTTGAAGGCCGAAAAAGAGCTGAAAGGCTACATGGCGATGCCCAGAGTGAACTTTGATGATTCCCCACTGATGTGGTGGAAGACGAATGAGGCGTTCTTCCCAATGTTGAAGGTGCTCGCGAAGAGGTTTTTGGCTATCCCAGGGACGAGTGTGTCTTCCGAAAGTGTGTTCAGTACGGCCGGCAACGTTCTCCAGAAACAGAAGTCGTCTCTGTTGCCGGAGAACGCCGAAATGCAAATCTTCCTGGCGAAAAATATAAATTTCGTTTGA